One region of Pseudomonas sp. B21-040 genomic DNA includes:
- the mvaT gene encoding histone-like nucleoid-structuring protein MvaT — protein MSLINEYRATEEAIKELQARLKNLSQDDKLQTELEFEGKLRTLMGEYSKSLRDIIALLDPESKTKAPRGGAVKTTGTKRARKVKQYKNPHNGEVIETKGGNHKTLKEWKAKWGGDVVEGWATLLG, from the coding sequence ATGTCCTTGATCAACGAATACCGCGCCACCGAAGAAGCTATCAAAGAGCTGCAAGCCCGTTTGAAGAACCTGTCCCAAGACGACAAACTGCAAACCGAGCTGGAATTCGAAGGCAAACTGCGCACCCTGATGGGCGAATACTCCAAGTCCCTGCGTGACATCATTGCGCTGTTGGATCCAGAGTCCAAAACCAAAGCACCACGCGGCGGCGCAGTAAAAACTACTGGCACCAAGCGTGCTCGCAAAGTTAAACAATACAAAAACCCGCACAACGGCGAAGTCATCGAAACCAAAGGTGGCAACCACAAAACTCTGAAAGAGTGGAAAGCCAAGTGGGGCGGCGACGTGGTTGAAGGCTGGGCTACTCTGCTGGGCTAA
- the sbcB gene encoding exodeoxyribonuclease I: protein MTSIFWYDYETTGINPRCDRPLQVAGIRTDFDLNEIDEPVNLYCQPSDDILPHPAACAITGITPGQLAEQGLSEADFMTRVHAQLAAPGTCGAGYNTLRFDDEMTRYSLYRNFFDPYAREWQGGNSRWDLIDVVRAAYALRPDGLVWPTDEEGRVTLKLERLTAANNIDHGNAHEALSDVRATIALARLIREKQPKLYDWLFKLRSKQKVMDQIRLLQPLVHISGRFSAARSYVGVVLPLAWHPRNKNALIVCDLHLDPQGLLDLDADTLRQRLYTRRDDLAEGELPVPLKLIHINKCPVVAPMSVLRPEDQQRLGLDMALYQERSLRLIDAQQVWRDKVQAIYASEDFTPSQDPEQQLYDGFIGDRDRRLCEQVRTSDPAQLSQEQWPFDDERLPELLFRYRARNFPDTLNFEEQERWRIFCQQRLTAPEWGAPNTLDTFSEAAAQLNETATTFQREVLNEWQSYVQGLRKRLNL from the coding sequence GTGACCTCCATCTTCTGGTACGACTATGAAACCACTGGCATCAATCCCCGCTGCGACCGTCCGCTGCAAGTGGCGGGGATTCGCACCGACTTCGATCTCAATGAAATAGACGAGCCGGTCAATCTTTACTGCCAGCCCAGTGACGACATCCTGCCGCATCCTGCCGCCTGCGCGATCACCGGCATTACGCCCGGCCAGTTAGCTGAACAGGGCTTGAGCGAAGCTGATTTCATGACGCGGGTGCATGCCCAGTTAGCGGCGCCGGGAACGTGCGGTGCGGGTTACAACACGCTGCGTTTCGACGACGAGATGACCCGTTACAGCCTGTATCGAAATTTTTTCGATCCGTATGCACGGGAGTGGCAGGGCGGCAACAGCCGCTGGGACCTGATCGATGTGGTGCGAGCGGCGTATGCGCTGCGTCCCGACGGGCTCGTCTGGCCCACGGACGAAGAGGGGCGAGTGACGCTCAAGCTCGAGCGTCTGACCGCCGCCAACAACATCGATCATGGCAATGCCCACGAAGCGCTGTCGGACGTTCGCGCTACCATTGCGCTGGCGCGCCTGATTCGCGAGAAACAGCCCAAGTTGTATGACTGGCTGTTCAAGTTGCGCAGTAAACAAAAGGTGATGGACCAGATTCGCCTGTTGCAACCGCTGGTGCACATTTCCGGACGCTTTTCGGCGGCTCGCAGCTATGTGGGTGTGGTGCTGCCATTGGCCTGGCACCCGCGTAACAAGAACGCCTTGATTGTCTGCGACTTGCATCTGGACCCCCAGGGGCTGCTGGACCTGGATGCCGATACTTTGCGTCAGCGTCTGTACACCCGTCGCGATGACCTGGCCGAAGGCGAACTGCCTGTGCCACTTAAACTCATTCATATCAACAAGTGCCCGGTGGTCGCGCCGATGTCGGTACTTCGGCCTGAGGATCAGCAACGCCTGGGGCTGGACATGGCGCTTTATCAGGAACGTTCGCTGCGGCTAATCGACGCACAACAAGTTTGGCGAGACAAAGTACAGGCCATTTATGCCAGCGAAGATTTCACGCCAAGCCAGGATCCGGAGCAACAGTTATACGATGGTTTTATCGGTGACCGGGACCGGCGTCTATGTGAGCAAGTCCGAACCTCGGACCCTGCCCAATTATCACAAGAGCAATGGCCTTTCGATGACGAACGTTTACCTGAATTATTGTTTCGTTATCGCGCACGCAACTTCCCCGATACGTTGAATTTCGAGGAGCAAGAGCGCTGGCGAATATTCTGTCAGCAACGTTTGACGGCGCCCGAGTGGGGGGCACCCAATACGCTGGATACTTTTTCAGAAGCCGCAGCCCAATTGAACGAAACGGCTACAACGTTTCAGCGAGAGGTGTTGAATGAATGGCAGAGTTATGTTCAGGGACTACGCAAACGTTTGAATCTTTGA
- a CDS encoding RDD family protein, translated as MLETTALPRKATLSPPLDTRYQVETPEGIDLPLRPAGLMVRALAFSIDLGLRGLILGLLFIVLAFLGKLGAGLGSILLFGVSWWYMVLFEVLNQGRSPGKQWMGLRVVQDDGTPIGWSASLLRNLLRFVDLLPFGYFLGAVSCLQHPTFKRLGDLAAGTLVIYREQPLPPPQLPDAQPRRPAFPLSLTEQRAILGFAERQGELSEARVNELAAILAQPLQVPAPKAVDELNGIARGLLGPT; from the coding sequence ATGCTCGAGACCACAGCACTGCCAAGGAAAGCGACGCTGTCCCCGCCACTGGATACCCGGTATCAAGTCGAAACGCCCGAAGGCATCGACTTGCCACTGCGCCCGGCCGGGCTGATGGTTCGTGCGCTGGCCTTCTCCATCGACCTCGGATTGCGCGGGTTGATCCTCGGTCTGTTGTTCATCGTATTGGCGTTTCTCGGAAAGCTGGGCGCCGGCCTGGGTTCAATCCTGCTGTTCGGTGTGAGCTGGTGGTACATGGTGCTGTTCGAAGTGCTCAATCAGGGGCGCTCACCCGGCAAACAATGGATGGGCTTGCGCGTGGTGCAGGATGACGGCACGCCTATCGGCTGGTCTGCTTCGCTGCTGCGTAACCTGCTGCGATTCGTCGACCTGTTGCCGTTCGGCTACTTCCTCGGCGCCGTCAGTTGCCTGCAACACCCGACCTTCAAACGCCTCGGCGACCTGGCTGCCGGCACGTTGGTCATCTACCGCGAACAACCGTTGCCCCCACCGCAACTCCCCGACGCCCAACCCCGGCGCCCGGCGTTTCCCCTGTCGCTGACCGAACAGCGCGCCATCCTCGGGTTTGCCGAGCGTCAGGGCGAACTCTCCGAGGCGCGGGTCAACGAACTCGCCGCGATCCTTGCCCAGCCGCTGCAGGTACCCGCACCCAAGGCAGTGGACGAACTGAACGGCATTGCCCGCGGCTTGTTGGGGCCGACATGA
- a CDS encoding stage II sporulation protein M, whose protein sequence is MKQSLFESRHKAEWEQFSLMLERLERGKEAARFTSFPGDYRRLCQHLALAQERGYSSFLIDSLQQLALRGHQQLYRHRSRLGASVLAFILAGFPRLVREQWRFVLAAALLFFGSLIGFALLVYLFPDLIYNLIPAEQVSEMQSMYDPVAGHLGRTAERAASEDWVMFGYYIMHNIGIAFQTFASGLLLGVGSAFFLLFNGLMIGAVAGHLTHIGYGQTFWTFVIGHGAFELSAIALAGAAGLQLGWALIAPGRLPRAEALRLAARKSVLLICGVMLFLLIAAFIEAYWSSMTAPQATTKYLVGAVLWLLVATYLLFAGRRRHAPE, encoded by the coding sequence ATGAAGCAAAGCCTTTTCGAAAGTCGCCACAAGGCTGAGTGGGAACAGTTTTCGCTGATGCTCGAAAGGCTGGAGCGAGGCAAGGAAGCGGCACGATTCACCAGTTTTCCTGGTGATTATCGAAGGCTCTGCCAACATTTGGCGCTGGCTCAGGAACGCGGCTACAGCAGCTTCCTGATTGACTCGTTGCAGCAACTCGCCTTGCGTGGCCATCAACAGCTGTATCGGCATCGCAGTCGGCTGGGGGCGAGTGTGTTGGCGTTTATCCTGGCCGGTTTCCCTCGACTCGTGCGTGAGCAATGGCGTTTTGTGCTCGCCGCCGCCCTGTTGTTCTTTGGCAGCCTGATCGGTTTCGCGTTGCTGGTTTACCTGTTTCCGGACCTCATCTACAACCTGATTCCGGCCGAGCAGGTCAGCGAAATGCAGAGCATGTACGACCCCGTCGCCGGCCACTTGGGTCGCACGGCGGAACGCGCGGCGAGTGAAGACTGGGTAATGTTCGGTTACTACATCATGCACAACATCGGCATCGCCTTTCAGACCTTTGCCAGCGGTTTGCTGTTGGGTGTGGGCAGTGCATTTTTCCTGCTGTTCAACGGTTTGATGATCGGGGCGGTGGCCGGGCATCTGACGCACATCGGTTATGGGCAAACGTTCTGGACATTCGTGATCGGCCACGGCGCCTTTGAGTTGAGTGCCATTGCGCTCGCGGGGGCCGCCGGCCTGCAACTGGGTTGGGCGCTGATCGCACCCGGGCGCCTGCCCCGCGCCGAAGCCTTGCGATTGGCTGCGCGCAAAAGCGTGCTACTGATTTGCGGGGTAATGCTGTTTCTGCTGATTGCCGCATTTATCGAGGCGTACTGGTCATCAATGACTGCGCCCCAGGCCACTACCAAGTACCTGGTTGGTGCGGTGCTTTGGCTGTTGGTGGCAACGTATCTGTTGTTTGCCGGACGGAGGCGCCATGCGCCTGAGTGA
- a CDS encoding DUF4129 domain-containing protein, which yields MRLSDATVVIRPRSTWEAMDLGVLLSQRHRRLLMTSWAIVTLPVFALLSVVLWDSPTLAVFIFWWLKPAFERLPLYILSKSMFGETPTLKQALRQWPRLLKPQLLTSLTWRRLSLSRSFVMPVVQLEGLGGHQRQQRLHVLLQRNAGAAQWLTIIGMHLETALWIGLMVLFYLLLPPQVQIDWSWQTLISAGVQDWRWLEHLTNAFYAVVLVIWEPIYVACGFSLYLNRRTVLEAWDIELVFRRLRQRLNSTIVPLLLAAILIIPTVQTVWAAEPLISPDSPRLLDQPLTSQASKDSIKTLLEQPPFKNKESVTRYRFGEDKSADTTSGDSKTPQWLEALLKLLDNQRFGFLANLIEVLLWGAVIGGIGLLIWRYREWLQAFVSRRPALTIDIARSVPQQAFGLDLKRESLPADIATAAENLWQSNPREALGLLYRALLSHLLHDHHIALKPADTEGEVLQRVEQLQQPALLTFSKNLTRHWQNMAYGHRLPAAHLQQELCDGWRTLFGPGAAR from the coding sequence ATGCGCCTGAGTGACGCCACGGTCGTCATCCGTCCCCGTTCCACCTGGGAAGCCATGGATCTTGGTGTGCTGCTGAGTCAGCGCCACCGCCGCCTGTTGATGACCAGTTGGGCCATCGTGACCTTGCCGGTCTTCGCCCTGCTGAGCGTGGTGCTGTGGGATTCCCCTACCCTCGCGGTGTTTATTTTCTGGTGGCTCAAACCCGCGTTCGAACGCCTGCCGTTGTACATCCTGTCCAAATCAATGTTCGGTGAAACGCCCACATTGAAGCAGGCCCTGCGCCAATGGCCGCGCCTGCTCAAGCCACAATTGCTGACCAGCCTGACCTGGCGTCGCTTGAGCCTGAGCCGCAGTTTTGTGATGCCGGTGGTGCAACTCGAAGGCCTGGGTGGACATCAACGCCAACAGCGTTTGCACGTGCTGCTGCAACGCAACGCGGGCGCCGCGCAATGGCTGACGATCATCGGCATGCACCTGGAAACCGCCTTGTGGATCGGCTTGATGGTGCTGTTCTACCTGCTCCTGCCGCCGCAGGTCCAGATCGACTGGAGCTGGCAGACGTTGATTTCGGCCGGCGTGCAAGACTGGCGTTGGCTGGAACACCTGACCAACGCTTTTTACGCAGTGGTGCTGGTCATCTGGGAGCCGATCTATGTGGCGTGTGGGTTCAGCCTTTATCTGAACCGGCGCACAGTGTTGGAGGCTTGGGATATCGAACTGGTGTTCCGCCGATTGCGTCAACGCCTCAACAGCACCATCGTTCCCTTGCTGCTGGCCGCCATTCTGATCATCCCCACCGTGCAAACGGTCTGGGCGGCCGAGCCGCTCATCTCACCGGACAGCCCGCGTCTGCTGGATCAACCGCTAACCAGCCAAGCGTCGAAGGACAGCATCAAAACCCTTCTCGAGCAGCCGCCATTCAAGAACAAGGAATCGGTCACCCGCTATCGATTCGGCGAGGACAAATCGGCGGACACAACCTCAGGGGACAGCAAAACACCCCAATGGCTGGAGGCGTTATTGAAGCTGCTCGATAACCAACGCTTCGGGTTTCTGGCCAACTTGATCGAAGTGTTGCTGTGGGGCGCGGTGATCGGGGGCATCGGGTTACTGATCTGGCGTTACCGCGAATGGTTGCAGGCGTTCGTCAGCCGCCGACCGGCCTTGACCATCGACATCGCACGGTCTGTGCCGCAACAGGCATTTGGCCTGGACCTCAAGCGCGAAAGCCTGCCCGCCGACATCGCCACCGCCGCCGAAAATCTCTGGCAGTCCAACCCTCGTGAAGCCTTGGGTTTGCTGTATCGCGCCCTGCTCAGCCATTTGCTGCACGACCACCACATTGCGCTAAAACCGGCCGACACCGAAGGCGAAGTGCTCCAACGCGTCGAGCAACTGCAACAGCCGGCGCTTTTGACCTTCAGTAAAAACCTGACCCGGCACTGGCAGAACATGGCCTACGGGCATCGCCTGCCTGCGGCGCATTTGCAACAGGAACTCTGTGACGGCTGGCGCACATTGTTCGGCCCGGGAGCGGCGCGTTGA
- a CDS encoding DUF4350 domain-containing protein yields MNRHRGLAIGLIVAVLVAALSIYLYLKATPYQTEIDHGPSPEAQANPYLAAEYFLGKQGLNVSHANSLDILPSIDPHQHSLLLLGDRSKMSPRQVDQVMNWTRAGGRLLFVAQSLWDEKLGQSNDLLLDRVQLHQSLSKDLKDPPPNVFEDSFPKLTKLYLEDEDAPAYASFDTAFHLDDPKNLAQSWANSGKGTHMMQLSHGLGSIIVVTDADLWKTPAIDQYDNAWLLWYLTADTNVTLMFNTVHDSLLTLLVRYFPQALAALIALIALVCWHVGVRNGPLLEPAPKARRQLQEHLRASADFMLRRNGQHHLLQALQQDILRRVRRRHPGFEQLVIAEQWLVLARLTGQPTRAISQAMSPRPKQRLSSVQFSRQVAHLQTLRNAL; encoded by the coding sequence TTGAATCGGCACCGCGGGCTGGCGATCGGGCTGATCGTCGCGGTGCTCGTGGCCGCGCTGAGTATTTATCTGTACCTGAAGGCCACGCCCTATCAGACCGAAATCGATCACGGCCCATCGCCAGAAGCCCAAGCCAATCCTTACCTGGCCGCCGAATACTTTCTAGGCAAACAGGGCCTGAACGTCAGCCATGCCAACAGCCTCGATATCCTGCCGAGTATCGATCCTCATCAACACAGTCTGTTGCTGCTCGGGGACCGATCGAAGATGTCCCCGCGCCAGGTTGATCAGGTGATGAACTGGACTCGGGCGGGCGGGCGCTTGCTGTTTGTCGCCCAATCCTTGTGGGATGAAAAACTGGGCCAGAGCAATGACCTGTTGCTCGACCGCGTGCAATTGCACCAGTCGCTGAGCAAAGACCTGAAAGACCCGCCACCCAATGTTTTCGAAGACTCCTTTCCCAAGCTGACCAAACTCTATCTGGAAGACGAGGACGCACCGGCCTACGCCAGTTTCGATACCGCGTTCCATCTCGACGACCCGAAAAACCTCGCGCAATCCTGGGCCAACAGTGGCAAAGGCACGCACATGATGCAGCTGAGCCACGGGCTCGGCTCAATCATCGTGGTCACTGATGCCGACCTGTGGAAAACCCCCGCCATCGATCAATACGACAACGCCTGGCTGCTTTGGTACCTGACCGCAGACACGAACGTGACCCTGATGTTCAACACCGTTCACGACAGCCTGCTGACCTTGCTGGTGCGCTATTTCCCCCAAGCGCTGGCGGCCCTGATCGCCTTGATTGCACTTGTCTGCTGGCACGTCGGTGTGCGCAATGGTCCGTTGCTGGAACCTGCGCCCAAAGCGCGTCGTCAGCTTCAGGAACACCTGCGCGCCAGTGCCGATTTCATGTTGCGTCGCAACGGTCAACATCACCTGCTGCAAGCGTTGCAGCAAGACATCTTGCGGCGTGTCCGGCGTCGTCATCCAGGCTTTGAACAACTCGTCATTGCCGAGCAATGGCTGGTGCTCGCACGCCTGACCGGCCAACCCACGCGCGCGATCAGTCAGGCCATGAGCCCGCGACCGAAGCAGCGGTTGTCCAGCGTGCAATTCAGCCGCCAGGTCGCCCACCTGCAAACCTTGAGGAACGCCTTATGA
- a CDS encoding MoxR family ATPase, with protein MSEQIEPGSATHAAQQRQRASQLAQAVRTELQKAVIGQDTVIDDVLTALIAGGHVLLEGVPGLGKTLLVRALARCFGGEFARIQFTPDLMPSDVTGHAVYDLSTEQFKLRKGPLFTNLLLADEINRAPAKTQAALLEAMQERQVTLEGRALPIVQPFMVLATQNPIEQEGTYPLPEAELDRFMLKVRMDYPDAEQELNMVRQVSRSTRADMLDVQPLRTLLQAKDVSTLQRIASDFPLDDQVLDYAVRLARATRTWPGLTLGAGPRASIALVRCARARALLRGGEFVIPDDIKGCALAVLRHRVRIAPELDIEGLDVDQVLKQLLDQVPAPRL; from the coding sequence ATGAGTGAACAGATCGAGCCCGGCAGCGCGACCCACGCTGCCCAGCAACGCCAACGCGCCAGTCAGTTGGCTCAGGCCGTGAGAACCGAACTGCAGAAAGCCGTGATTGGTCAGGACACGGTCATCGACGACGTGCTGACGGCATTGATCGCTGGCGGCCATGTGCTGCTCGAAGGCGTGCCAGGGCTGGGCAAGACATTGCTGGTGCGCGCCCTCGCCCGCTGCTTCGGCGGCGAATTCGCACGCATCCAGTTCACCCCCGACCTGATGCCCAGCGATGTCACCGGGCACGCGGTCTACGATCTGAGCACCGAACAATTCAAACTGCGCAAAGGGCCGCTGTTTACCAACCTGCTGCTGGCCGACGAGATCAACCGCGCCCCGGCGAAAACCCAGGCCGCACTGCTCGAAGCCATGCAAGAACGCCAGGTCACCCTCGAAGGCCGCGCCCTCCCCATCGTGCAACCGTTCATGGTGCTCGCCACGCAAAACCCTATCGAGCAGGAAGGTACTTACCCACTGCCCGAAGCCGAGCTCGACCGCTTCATGCTCAAAGTGCGCATGGACTACCCCGATGCCGAGCAAGAGCTGAACATGGTGCGCCAGGTCAGCCGCTCGACCCGCGCCGACATGCTCGATGTGCAGCCGCTGCGCACCCTGTTGCAGGCCAAGGACGTGTCGACCTTGCAGCGCATCGCCAGCGATTTTCCGCTGGACGATCAGGTGCTCGATTACGCCGTGCGCCTGGCCCGTGCCACCCGCACCTGGCCCGGCTTGACCCTCGGCGCCGGGCCTCGGGCGTCCATCGCGCTGGTGCGTTGCGCACGGGCTCGCGCGTTGCTGCGCGGCGGTGAGTTCGTGATTCCGGATGACATCAAAGGCTGCGCCCTGGCGGTGCTGCGTCATCGCGTCCGGATCGCACCGGAGCTCGACATCGAGGGGCTGGACGTCGATCAAGTGCTCAAGCAACTGCTCGATCAAGTACCGGCGCCGCGCCTGTGA
- a CDS encoding DUF58 domain-containing protein, which translates to MKPSRLLLIWLAILLAIGIVLGALRALDFAVPSTLLSINWGLLLALLALAVLDTIRLKRLPSPRVHRHMPGSLALGRWSEVRLDIEHAFAQPLNVQLFDHVPPGLSFENLPLSVELQPGLQSQIGYRLRPLKRGHFSFEHCEISLPSPLGLWSDKRLLNVIDNTRVYPDFARLYGGELLAVDNWISQLGVRQRQRRGLGLEFHQLREFREGDSLRQIDWKATARQRTPIAREYQDERDQQIIFMLDCGRRMRSQDGELAHFDHALNACLLLSYIALRQGDAVGLSTFASDHPRYLAPVKGTGQLNVLLNSVYDLDSTQRPADYQAAATQLLARQKRRALVVLVTNLRDEDDEELLTAVKRLSKQHRVLVASLREDLLDNLRHAPVQTLPEALAYCGTVDYLNARAELHERLSAHGVPVVDARPSELGAALVTRYLSEKKAGGF; encoded by the coding sequence GTGAAACCCTCGCGCCTGCTGCTGATCTGGCTCGCGATCCTGCTGGCCATCGGCATCGTGCTGGGCGCATTGCGGGCACTGGACTTCGCCGTCCCGTCGACCCTGTTGTCGATCAACTGGGGGCTGCTGCTGGCCCTGTTGGCGCTGGCTGTGCTCGACACCATTCGCCTCAAACGCCTGCCCTCGCCGCGCGTGCACCGTCACATGCCCGGCAGTCTTGCATTGGGCCGGTGGAGTGAAGTGCGACTGGACATTGAACATGCGTTTGCTCAACCGCTGAACGTACAGCTTTTCGACCATGTGCCGCCGGGACTGAGTTTCGAAAACCTCCCCCTGTCCGTCGAACTGCAACCCGGGCTACAGAGCCAGATTGGCTATCGATTGCGTCCGCTCAAGCGCGGCCACTTCAGCTTCGAACACTGCGAAATCAGCTTGCCGAGCCCCTTGGGCTTATGGTCCGACAAGCGTCTGCTGAACGTGATCGACAACACCCGCGTCTACCCCGACTTCGCTCGCCTCTACGGCGGCGAACTGTTGGCGGTGGACAACTGGATCAGCCAGCTCGGCGTACGGCAGCGCCAGCGTCGCGGGCTGGGCCTTGAGTTCCATCAATTGAGGGAATTCCGCGAAGGCGACAGCCTGCGCCAGATCGACTGGAAAGCCACCGCCCGCCAGCGCACGCCGATCGCCCGTGAGTATCAGGACGAGCGCGATCAACAGATCATTTTCATGCTCGATTGTGGCCGCCGAATGCGCAGCCAGGATGGCGAGCTCGCGCATTTCGATCACGCGCTGAATGCCTGCCTGTTGCTCAGTTACATCGCCCTGCGCCAAGGCGATGCGGTGGGCCTGAGCACATTCGCCAGCGATCATCCCCGCTACCTCGCCCCGGTCAAAGGCACTGGTCAACTGAACGTGTTGCTCAACAGCGTCTACGACCTCGACAGCACCCAACGCCCCGCCGATTACCAGGCCGCCGCCACCCAGTTGCTGGCCCGCCAGAAACGTCGGGCGCTGGTGGTGCTGGTCACCAACCTGCGCGATGAAGACGACGAAGAACTGCTGACCGCCGTCAAACGTTTGAGCAAGCAACATCGGGTGCTGGTGGCGAGTTTGCGCGAAGACTTGCTCGACAATTTGCGGCACGCGCCCGTGCAAACCTTGCCGGAAGCGTTGGCTTATTGCGGGACGGTGGATTACTTGAATGCGCGGGCGGAGCTCCATGAGCGGTTGAGTGCTCATGGAGTGCCGGTGGTGGATGCGCGGCCAAGCGAGCTGGGCGCGGCGTTGGTGACGCGGTATTTGAGCGAGAAGAAAGCCGGGGGGTTTTAG